A window of the Coturnix japonica isolate 7356 chromosome 12, Coturnix japonica 2.1, whole genome shotgun sequence genome harbors these coding sequences:
- the CPNE9 gene encoding copine-9 isoform X1, which yields MAAPGALEAAGSVPGTKVELSVSCRNLLDMDTFSKSDPVVILFVQSTGSSEWKEFGRTEVIDNTLNPDFVRKFVLDYYFEEKQNLRFDVYNVDSKSCSIYKQKDFLGQAFVALGEVIGSQRGRLERALTGVPGKRCGTILLLAEELSNCRDIVTMQFCANKLDKKDFFGKSDPFLVFYRSNEDGTFTICHKTEVVKNTLNPVWQPFTIPVRALCNGDYDRTVKIDVYDWDRDGSHDFIGEFATSYRELSRAQSQFTVYEVGQGPQWGSFGGVGSPTEGPAWCPQVLNPRKKCKKKKYVNSGTVTLLSFSVESEFTFVDYIRGGTQLNFTVAIDFTASNGLPSQPTSLHYASPYQLSAYALALKAVGEIIQDYDSDKLFPAYGFGAKLPPDGKISHQFPLNNNVDNPSCAGIEGVLESYLQSLRTVQLYGPTNFAPVINQVAGTAAQVTDGSQYHVLLIITDGVISDMMQTKEAIVTVSGRTPPGSGHHVWPQCRRAAPHLWLLPSANRPLRCPCPSSSWEWGRLSSMVSGVGWGWGRAGGCCHTGSERCLQPWRSWMGMRCGCHRGDGMRRGTSCR from the exons ATGGCGGCTCCGGGAGCGCTGGAAGCGGCCGGCAGCGTGCCGGGCACCAAGGTGGAGCTCTCCGTGTCCTGCCG GAACCTGCTGGACATGGACACCTTCTCCAAGTCCGACCCAG TGGTCATCCTCTTCGTGCAGAGCACGGGGAGCAGCGAGTGGAAGGAG TTTGGGCGCACCGAAGTGATCGACAACACCCTGAACCCCGACTTCGTCCGCAAGTTTGTCCTCGATTACTACTTCGAGGAGAAGCAAAACCTCCGCTTTGACGT CTACAACGTGGACTCCAAGAGCTGCTCCATCTACAAGCAG AAG GACTTCCTGGGGCAGGCGTTTGTGGCACTGGGAGAAGTGATCGGGTCCCAGCGGGGCCGTCTGGAGAGAGCCCTCAC GGGGGTCCCAGGGAAGCGGTGTGGGaccatcctgctgctggccGAGGAGCTGAGCAACTGCAGG GACATCGTCACCATGCAGTTCTGTGCCAACAAACTGGACAAGAAGGACTTCTTTGGCAAATCCGACCCTTTCCTGGTCTTCTACCGCAGCAACGAAGACGGCAC CTTCACCATCTGCCACAAGACGGAGGTGGTGAAGAACACGCTGAACCCGGTGTGGCAGCCCTTCACCATACCCGTGCGTGCCCTCTGCAACGGTGACTATGACCG CACAGTGAAGATTGATGTGTACGACTGGGACAGGGATGGGAG ccacgACTTCATCGGGGAGTTTGCCACCAGCTACCGTGAGCTGTCCCGTGCACAGAGCCAGTTCACGGTGTATGAGGTAGGGCAGGGGCCACAGTGGGGCAGCTTTGGGGGCGTGGGGAGCCCCACAGAGGGACCTGCCTGGTGCCCGCAGGTGCTGAACCCTAGGAAGAAGtgcaagaagaagaaatatgtcAACTCTGGCACT GTGACTCTGCTCTCCTTCTCCGTTGAGTCCGAGTTCACCTTCGTTGACTACATACGGGGCGG GACACAGCTGAATTTCACCGTCGCCATCGACTTCACGGCCTCCAACG GGCTGCCATCGCAGCCCACCTCGCTGCACTACGCCAGCCCCTACCAGCTGAGCGCATACGCCCTGGCACTCAAGGCCGTCGGGGAGATCATCCAGGACTACGACAGCGACAAGCTCTTCCCTGCCTACGGCTTCGGAGCCAAGCTGCCACCTGATGGCAAGATCTCCCACCAGTTCCCCTTG AACAACAACGTGGACAACCCCAGCTGTGCCGGCATCGAGGGAGTGCTGGAGTCCTACCTGCAGAGCCTGCGCACCGTGCAGCTCTATGGGCCCACCAACTTCGCCCCTGTCATCAACCAGGTGGCCGG CACGGCCGCCCAGGTGACCGATGGCTCTCAGTACCACGTCCTGCTCATCATCACTGACGGCGTCATCTCCGACATGATGCAGACCAAGGAGGCCATCGTCACCGTGAGTGGCCGCACGCCACCAGGGTCAGGGCACCACGTATGGCCTCAGTGCCGCCGGGCTGCCCCACACCTATGGCTGCTGCCCTCTGCCAACAGGCCTCTGCGCTGCCCATGTCCATCATCATCGTGGGAGTGGGGCCGGCTGAGTTCGATGGTGAGCGGggtgggctggggatggggccgggccggggggtGCTGTCATACCGGGTCTGAGCGGTGCctgcagccatggaggagcTGGATGGGGATGAGGTGCGGGTGTCATCGCGGGGACGGTATGCGGAGAGGGACATCGTGCAGgtga
- the CPNE9 gene encoding copine-9 isoform X4 encodes MAAPGALEAAGSVPGTKVELSVSCRNLLDMDTFSKSDPVVILFVQSTGSSEWKEFGRTEVIDNTLNPDFVRKFVLDYYFEEKQNLRFDVYNVDSKSCSIYKQKDFLGQAFVALGEVIGSQRGRLERALTGVPGKRCGTILLLAEELSNCRDIVTMQFCANKLDKKDFFGKSDPFLVFYRSNEDGTFTICHKTEVVKNTLNPVWQPFTIPVRALCNGDYDRTVKIDVYDWDRDGSHDFIGEFATSYRELSRAQSQFTVYEVLNPRKKCKKKKYVNSGTVTLLSFSVESEFTFVDYIRGGTQLNFTVAIDFTASNGLPSQPTSLHYASPYQLSAYALALKAVGEIIQDYDSDKLFPAYGFGAKLPPDGKISHQFPLNNNVDNPSCAGIEGVLESYLQSLRTVQLYGPTNFAPVINQVAGTAAQVTDGSQYHVLLIITDGVISDMMQTKEAIVTASALPMSIIIVGVGPAEFDAMEELDGDEVRVSSRGRYAERDIVQFVPFRDYMDRGGSQVLSMARLAKDVLAEIPDQLLSYMRGRGIEPRRNAAH; translated from the exons ATGGCGGCTCCGGGAGCGCTGGAAGCGGCCGGCAGCGTGCCGGGCACCAAGGTGGAGCTCTCCGTGTCCTGCCG GAACCTGCTGGACATGGACACCTTCTCCAAGTCCGACCCAG TGGTCATCCTCTTCGTGCAGAGCACGGGGAGCAGCGAGTGGAAGGAG TTTGGGCGCACCGAAGTGATCGACAACACCCTGAACCCCGACTTCGTCCGCAAGTTTGTCCTCGATTACTACTTCGAGGAGAAGCAAAACCTCCGCTTTGACGT CTACAACGTGGACTCCAAGAGCTGCTCCATCTACAAGCAG AAG GACTTCCTGGGGCAGGCGTTTGTGGCACTGGGAGAAGTGATCGGGTCCCAGCGGGGCCGTCTGGAGAGAGCCCTCAC GGGGGTCCCAGGGAAGCGGTGTGGGaccatcctgctgctggccGAGGAGCTGAGCAACTGCAGG GACATCGTCACCATGCAGTTCTGTGCCAACAAACTGGACAAGAAGGACTTCTTTGGCAAATCCGACCCTTTCCTGGTCTTCTACCGCAGCAACGAAGACGGCAC CTTCACCATCTGCCACAAGACGGAGGTGGTGAAGAACACGCTGAACCCGGTGTGGCAGCCCTTCACCATACCCGTGCGTGCCCTCTGCAACGGTGACTATGACCG CACAGTGAAGATTGATGTGTACGACTGGGACAGGGATGGGAG ccacgACTTCATCGGGGAGTTTGCCACCAGCTACCGTGAGCTGTCCCGTGCACAGAGCCAGTTCACGGTGTATGAG GTGCTGAACCCTAGGAAGAAGtgcaagaagaagaaatatgtcAACTCTGGCACT GTGACTCTGCTCTCCTTCTCCGTTGAGTCCGAGTTCACCTTCGTTGACTACATACGGGGCGG GACACAGCTGAATTTCACCGTCGCCATCGACTTCACGGCCTCCAACG GGCTGCCATCGCAGCCCACCTCGCTGCACTACGCCAGCCCCTACCAGCTGAGCGCATACGCCCTGGCACTCAAGGCCGTCGGGGAGATCATCCAGGACTACGACAGCGACAAGCTCTTCCCTGCCTACGGCTTCGGAGCCAAGCTGCCACCTGATGGCAAGATCTCCCACCAGTTCCCCTTG AACAACAACGTGGACAACCCCAGCTGTGCCGGCATCGAGGGAGTGCTGGAGTCCTACCTGCAGAGCCTGCGCACCGTGCAGCTCTATGGGCCCACCAACTTCGCCCCTGTCATCAACCAGGTGGCCGG CACGGCCGCCCAGGTGACCGATGGCTCTCAGTACCACGTCCTGCTCATCATCACTGACGGCGTCATCTCCGACATGATGCAGACCAAGGAGGCCATCGTCACC GCCTCTGCGCTGCCCATGTCCATCATCATCGTGGGAGTGGGGCCGGCTGAGTTCGATG ccatggaggagcTGGATGGGGATGAGGTGCGGGTGTCATCGCGGGGACGGTATGCGGAGAGGGACATCGTGCAG TTCGTTCCGTTCCGTGACTACATGGACCGGGGGGGCAGCCAGGTGCTGAGCATGGCCCGCCTGGCCAAGGACGTGCTGGCCGAGATCCCCGACCAGCTGCTGTCCTACATGCGGGGCCGCGGCATCGAGCCCCGCCGGAACGCCGCGCACTGA
- the CPNE9 gene encoding copine-9 isoform X3, with protein MAAPGALEAAGSVPGTKVELSVSCRNLLDMDTFSKSDPVVILFVQSTGSSEWKEFGRTEVIDNTLNPDFVRKFVLDYYFEEKQNLRFDVYNVDSKSCSIYKQKDFLGQAFVALGEVIGSQRGRLERALTGVPGKRCGTILLLAEELSNCRDIVTMQFCANKLDKKDFFGKSDPFLVFYRSNEDGTFTICHKTEVVKNTLNPVWQPFTIPVRALCNGDYDRTVKIDVYDWDRDGSHDFIGEFATSYRELSRAQSQFTVYEVGQGPQWGSFGGVGSPTEGPAWCPQVLNPRKKCKKKKYVNSGTVTLLSFSVESEFTFVDYIRGGTQLNFTVAIDFTASNGLPSQPTSLHYASPYQLSAYALALKAVGEIIQDYDSDKLFPAYGFGAKLPPDGKISHQFPLNNNVDNPSCAGIEGVLESYLQSLRTVQLYGPTNFAPVINQVAGTAAQVTDGSQYHVLLIITDGVISDMMQTKEAIVTVSGRTPPGSGHHVWPQCRRAAPHLWLLPSANRPLRCPCPSSSWEWGRLSSMPWRSWMGMRCGCHRGDGMRRGTSCR; from the exons ATGGCGGCTCCGGGAGCGCTGGAAGCGGCCGGCAGCGTGCCGGGCACCAAGGTGGAGCTCTCCGTGTCCTGCCG GAACCTGCTGGACATGGACACCTTCTCCAAGTCCGACCCAG TGGTCATCCTCTTCGTGCAGAGCACGGGGAGCAGCGAGTGGAAGGAG TTTGGGCGCACCGAAGTGATCGACAACACCCTGAACCCCGACTTCGTCCGCAAGTTTGTCCTCGATTACTACTTCGAGGAGAAGCAAAACCTCCGCTTTGACGT CTACAACGTGGACTCCAAGAGCTGCTCCATCTACAAGCAG AAG GACTTCCTGGGGCAGGCGTTTGTGGCACTGGGAGAAGTGATCGGGTCCCAGCGGGGCCGTCTGGAGAGAGCCCTCAC GGGGGTCCCAGGGAAGCGGTGTGGGaccatcctgctgctggccGAGGAGCTGAGCAACTGCAGG GACATCGTCACCATGCAGTTCTGTGCCAACAAACTGGACAAGAAGGACTTCTTTGGCAAATCCGACCCTTTCCTGGTCTTCTACCGCAGCAACGAAGACGGCAC CTTCACCATCTGCCACAAGACGGAGGTGGTGAAGAACACGCTGAACCCGGTGTGGCAGCCCTTCACCATACCCGTGCGTGCCCTCTGCAACGGTGACTATGACCG CACAGTGAAGATTGATGTGTACGACTGGGACAGGGATGGGAG ccacgACTTCATCGGGGAGTTTGCCACCAGCTACCGTGAGCTGTCCCGTGCACAGAGCCAGTTCACGGTGTATGAGGTAGGGCAGGGGCCACAGTGGGGCAGCTTTGGGGGCGTGGGGAGCCCCACAGAGGGACCTGCCTGGTGCCCGCAGGTGCTGAACCCTAGGAAGAAGtgcaagaagaagaaatatgtcAACTCTGGCACT GTGACTCTGCTCTCCTTCTCCGTTGAGTCCGAGTTCACCTTCGTTGACTACATACGGGGCGG GACACAGCTGAATTTCACCGTCGCCATCGACTTCACGGCCTCCAACG GGCTGCCATCGCAGCCCACCTCGCTGCACTACGCCAGCCCCTACCAGCTGAGCGCATACGCCCTGGCACTCAAGGCCGTCGGGGAGATCATCCAGGACTACGACAGCGACAAGCTCTTCCCTGCCTACGGCTTCGGAGCCAAGCTGCCACCTGATGGCAAGATCTCCCACCAGTTCCCCTTG AACAACAACGTGGACAACCCCAGCTGTGCCGGCATCGAGGGAGTGCTGGAGTCCTACCTGCAGAGCCTGCGCACCGTGCAGCTCTATGGGCCCACCAACTTCGCCCCTGTCATCAACCAGGTGGCCGG CACGGCCGCCCAGGTGACCGATGGCTCTCAGTACCACGTCCTGCTCATCATCACTGACGGCGTCATCTCCGACATGATGCAGACCAAGGAGGCCATCGTCACCGTGAGTGGCCGCACGCCACCAGGGTCAGGGCACCACGTATGGCCTCAGTGCCGCCGGGCTGCCCCACACCTATGGCTGCTGCCCTCTGCCAACAGGCCTCTGCGCTGCCCATGTCCATCATCATCGTGGGAGTGGGGCCGGCTGAGTTCGATG ccatggaggagcTGGATGGGGATGAGGTGCGGGTGTCATCGCGGGGACGGTATGCGGAGAGGGACATCGTGCAGgtga
- the CPNE9 gene encoding copine-9 isoform X2, which produces MAAPGALEAAGSVPGTKVELSVSCRNLLDMDTFSKSDPVVILFVQSTGSSEWKEFGRTEVIDNTLNPDFVRKFVLDYYFEEKQNLRFDVYNVDSKSCSIYKQKDFLGQAFVALGEVIGSQRGRLERALTGVPGKRCGTILLLAEELSNCRDIVTMQFCANKLDKKDFFGKSDPFLVFYRSNEDGTFTICHKTEVVKNTLNPVWQPFTIPVRALCNGDYDRTVKIDVYDWDRDGSHDFIGEFATSYRELSRAQSQFTVYEVGQGPQWGSFGGVGSPTEGPAWCPQVLNPRKKCKKKKYVNSGTVTLLSFSVESEFTFVDYIRGGTQLNFTVAIDFTASNGLPSQPTSLHYASPYQLSAYALALKAVGEIIQDYDSDKLFPAYGFGAKLPPDGKISHQFPLNNNVDNPSCAGIEGVLESYLQSLRTVQLYGPTNFAPVINQVAGTAAQVTDGSQYHVLLIITDGVISDMMQTKEAIVTASALPMSIIIVGVGPAEFDAMEELDGDEVRVSSRGRYAERDIVQFVPFRDYMDRGGSQVLSMARLAKDVLAEIPDQLLSYMRGRGIEPRRNAAH; this is translated from the exons ATGGCGGCTCCGGGAGCGCTGGAAGCGGCCGGCAGCGTGCCGGGCACCAAGGTGGAGCTCTCCGTGTCCTGCCG GAACCTGCTGGACATGGACACCTTCTCCAAGTCCGACCCAG TGGTCATCCTCTTCGTGCAGAGCACGGGGAGCAGCGAGTGGAAGGAG TTTGGGCGCACCGAAGTGATCGACAACACCCTGAACCCCGACTTCGTCCGCAAGTTTGTCCTCGATTACTACTTCGAGGAGAAGCAAAACCTCCGCTTTGACGT CTACAACGTGGACTCCAAGAGCTGCTCCATCTACAAGCAG AAG GACTTCCTGGGGCAGGCGTTTGTGGCACTGGGAGAAGTGATCGGGTCCCAGCGGGGCCGTCTGGAGAGAGCCCTCAC GGGGGTCCCAGGGAAGCGGTGTGGGaccatcctgctgctggccGAGGAGCTGAGCAACTGCAGG GACATCGTCACCATGCAGTTCTGTGCCAACAAACTGGACAAGAAGGACTTCTTTGGCAAATCCGACCCTTTCCTGGTCTTCTACCGCAGCAACGAAGACGGCAC CTTCACCATCTGCCACAAGACGGAGGTGGTGAAGAACACGCTGAACCCGGTGTGGCAGCCCTTCACCATACCCGTGCGTGCCCTCTGCAACGGTGACTATGACCG CACAGTGAAGATTGATGTGTACGACTGGGACAGGGATGGGAG ccacgACTTCATCGGGGAGTTTGCCACCAGCTACCGTGAGCTGTCCCGTGCACAGAGCCAGTTCACGGTGTATGAGGTAGGGCAGGGGCCACAGTGGGGCAGCTTTGGGGGCGTGGGGAGCCCCACAGAGGGACCTGCCTGGTGCCCGCAGGTGCTGAACCCTAGGAAGAAGtgcaagaagaagaaatatgtcAACTCTGGCACT GTGACTCTGCTCTCCTTCTCCGTTGAGTCCGAGTTCACCTTCGTTGACTACATACGGGGCGG GACACAGCTGAATTTCACCGTCGCCATCGACTTCACGGCCTCCAACG GGCTGCCATCGCAGCCCACCTCGCTGCACTACGCCAGCCCCTACCAGCTGAGCGCATACGCCCTGGCACTCAAGGCCGTCGGGGAGATCATCCAGGACTACGACAGCGACAAGCTCTTCCCTGCCTACGGCTTCGGAGCCAAGCTGCCACCTGATGGCAAGATCTCCCACCAGTTCCCCTTG AACAACAACGTGGACAACCCCAGCTGTGCCGGCATCGAGGGAGTGCTGGAGTCCTACCTGCAGAGCCTGCGCACCGTGCAGCTCTATGGGCCCACCAACTTCGCCCCTGTCATCAACCAGGTGGCCGG CACGGCCGCCCAGGTGACCGATGGCTCTCAGTACCACGTCCTGCTCATCATCACTGACGGCGTCATCTCCGACATGATGCAGACCAAGGAGGCCATCGTCACC GCCTCTGCGCTGCCCATGTCCATCATCATCGTGGGAGTGGGGCCGGCTGAGTTCGATG ccatggaggagcTGGATGGGGATGAGGTGCGGGTGTCATCGCGGGGACGGTATGCGGAGAGGGACATCGTGCAG TTCGTTCCGTTCCGTGACTACATGGACCGGGGGGGCAGCCAGGTGCTGAGCATGGCCCGCCTGGCCAAGGACGTGCTGGCCGAGATCCCCGACCAGCTGCTGTCCTACATGCGGGGCCGCGGCATCGAGCCCCGCCGGAACGCCGCGCACTGA